One part of the Sciurus carolinensis chromosome 4, mSciCar1.2, whole genome shotgun sequence genome encodes these proteins:
- the LOC124983479 gene encoding LOW QUALITY PROTEIN: acidic leucine-rich nuclear phosphoprotein 32 family member E-like (The sequence of the model RefSeq protein was modified relative to this genomic sequence to represent the inferred CDS: inserted 1 base in 1 codon) — MEMKKRINMELRNRAPEEVTELVLDNCLCVNGEIEGLNDTFKELEFLSKANVELSSLAQLPSLNKLRKLELSDNIISGGLEVLAEKCPNLTYLNLSPYLNLSGNKIKDLSTVEALQNLKNLKSLDLFNCEITNLEDYRESIFELLQHITYSDGFDQEDNEAPXSEEEEDEDGDEDDGDEEEDKAGPPERYEEEKEEEEEEEEDEAGSELGEGEEVGLSYLMKEEIQDEDDDDDYVEEGEEEEEEEEEGLGGRRGNKMPKMIERKKMTRSF; from the exons atgGAGATGAAGAAGAGGATTAACATGGAGTTAAGGAACAGAGCCCCAGAGGAGGTGACAGAGTtagttcttgataattgcctgtGTGTCAATGGGGAAATTGAAGGCCTGAATGATACTTTTAAAGAACTAGAGTTTCTGAGTAAGGCTAATGTGGAATTAAGTTCACTGGCCCAACTTCCCAGTTTAAATAAACTTCGAAAGTTGGAACTTAGTGACAATATAATTTCTGGAGGCTTGGAAGTCCTAGCAGAAAAATGTCCAAATCTTACCTACCTcaatcttt ccccctacctCAATCTGAGtggaaacaaaatcaaagatCTCAGTACAGTAGAAGCTCtgcaaaatcttaaaaatttgaaaagtctTGACTTGTTTAACTGTGAGATCACAAACCTGGAAGATTACAGAGAAAGTATTTTTGAATTGCTGCAACACATCACATACTCAGATGGATTTGATCAGGAGGATAATGAAGCAC ActctgaagaggaggaggatgaagatgGAGATGAAGATGATGGAGATGAAGAGGAAGATAAAGCTGGTCCACCTGAAAGAtatgaggaagagaaggaagaagaggaggaggaggaagaagatgaagcAGGGTCAGAattgggagagggagaagaagttGGCCTCTCTTActtgatgaaagaagaaattcaggatgaagatgatgatgatgattatgttgaagaaggggaagaagaggaggaagaggaagaagaaggtcTCGGGGGGAGAAGAGGAAACAAGATGCCGAAGATGATTGAGAGGAAGAAGATGACTAGATCATTCTAA